Proteins from one Chitinophaga oryzae genomic window:
- a CDS encoding winged helix-turn-helix transcriptional regulator, with protein sequence MYEKKIPKDFSCGMAILMEIIGGKWKSYLIYLIANNTRRPAELQRAIPSASRRVLDLQLRELEFHGIIKRVIYPEMPPKVEYFLTPFGESMLPVVASMETWGAAYMETFRQLMEAKQKTMRADGESMKTEDKPVIRGRRTLARAV encoded by the coding sequence ATGTACGAAAAGAAGATTCCTAAAGACTTCAGCTGCGGCATGGCCATTCTGATGGAAATTATCGGCGGAAAATGGAAGTCCTATCTGATTTACCTGATCGCCAACAATACCCGGAGGCCGGCGGAGCTGCAACGCGCTATTCCTTCCGCCAGCCGCCGGGTACTGGACCTGCAGCTGCGGGAACTGGAATTTCATGGTATCATCAAAAGGGTGATTTATCCGGAGATGCCGCCCAAAGTGGAGTATTTCCTGACGCCTTTCGGCGAATCGATGTTACCGGTGGTGGCTTCTATGGAGACATGGGGCGCAGCATACATGGAAACCTTCCGCCAGCTGATGGAAGCTAAACAGAAGACCATGCGTGCAGATGGTGAAAGTATGAAAACAGAAGATAAACCGGTGATCCGGGGCCGCCGCACGCTGGCCAGGGCTGTTTAG
- a CDS encoding SDR family oxidoreductase: MKQGKYEGKKAVVTGGTHGIGLATVKMLLEEGAEVLLTGRNPANVEQARRTLGARAHAVVSDAASIADIKALGAIAREQLGNIDLLYINVGISSLTLLETVTPETYDQAFAINTRGSYFTVQQLVPLIKRGGSIVFTTSVADNSGYAGMSVYAGTKAALRAFAKNFAAELLPLGIRVNAVSPGFIDTPTMGVTDATEAEREAFRKTGDILTPMGRHGSPDEVAKAVLFLAFDATFTTGEELLVDGGIGQQLTPAEKLA; this comes from the coding sequence ATGAAACAGGGAAAATACGAAGGAAAAAAAGCGGTGGTCACCGGAGGAACACACGGCATCGGACTGGCCACCGTAAAGATGTTACTCGAAGAAGGCGCTGAGGTATTATTGACAGGGCGTAATCCCGCTAATGTGGAGCAGGCGCGCCGGACGCTCGGCGCCCGCGCCCACGCCGTTGTCTCCGATGCCGCCAGCATAGCGGACATCAAAGCGCTGGGCGCCATTGCCCGGGAGCAACTGGGCAATATCGACCTGCTGTATATAAATGTGGGCATCTCTTCGCTCACATTACTGGAGACCGTCACCCCCGAAACCTATGACCAGGCGTTTGCCATCAACACCCGCGGCAGCTATTTCACGGTACAGCAGCTGGTGCCGCTGATCAAACGCGGCGGATCTATCGTTTTCACCACCTCCGTGGCCGACAATTCCGGTTACGCCGGTATGAGCGTGTATGCCGGCACCAAAGCGGCCCTGCGGGCTTTTGCCAAAAACTTTGCAGCGGAACTGCTGCCCCTGGGCATTCGGGTGAATGCTGTCAGCCCCGGCTTTATAGACACCCCCACCATGGGCGTGACAGATGCAACGGAAGCGGAAAGGGAGGCCTTCCGCAAGACCGGCGACATACTCACCCCCATGGGCCGCCATGGTTCCCCCGATGAAGTGGCCAAAGCCGTACTGTTCCTCGCTTTTGACGCTACTTTCACCACCGGCGAAGAGCTGCTGGTAGATGGCGGTATCGGGCAACAGTTAACGCCGGCTGAAAAGCTGGCCTGA
- a CDS encoding sensor histidine kinase, with protein sequence MPFIESRRTRLLNLLAIPCIPFMLFFSALNCYQGRYLLSVFNLLTSCINVFVLWLHWKQRYLSARMVAILCSVLIYTFTGLFFHNGAEYFLLNILISCLLVYDNKWLNAGLGILIVTAFLLIVFMPQHWRAANPVPQSRVWVNVATSLLFIIIALSFFKHIQSDYQREIEKQREALATMNKDKEKLFSIVAHDIRSPLATLEILLDMFQKGEYPEEEMEEAAAMLHKKISQLGGSLDNVLRWSSRSMKGIQAQAVNFYLGPLTTEVLYFFEMTIQQKGIRVDTSIPGDLMLYADKDQVSVILRNFLSNALKFSYAGGLIELKAQAAGAQVAISITDHGTGMPPTQVLHLFSYNQSPGYGTNGERGTGLGLILCKEFAQQNGGTITVESTVDKGTRFTVYLPVGITAEGKDAPAS encoded by the coding sequence ATGCCCTTTATTGAGTCCAGGCGTACCCGGTTACTAAACCTGCTGGCCATTCCCTGCATTCCTTTTATGTTGTTTTTTTCCGCCCTGAACTGTTACCAGGGCCGCTACCTGTTATCCGTCTTTAACCTGCTGACCAGCTGCATCAACGTATTTGTACTATGGCTGCACTGGAAACAACGCTACCTGAGCGCCCGGATGGTGGCTATCCTCTGTAGTGTGCTGATATATACTTTTACCGGCCTTTTCTTCCACAACGGCGCGGAATACTTCCTGCTCAATATCCTGATCAGCTGTTTGCTGGTGTATGACAATAAATGGCTCAACGCCGGGCTGGGCATACTCATCGTCACCGCTTTCCTGCTGATCGTGTTTATGCCGCAACACTGGCGTGCCGCAAACCCTGTGCCCCAAAGCAGGGTGTGGGTCAACGTGGCCACTTCCCTTCTTTTTATCATTATCGCGCTGAGTTTTTTCAAACATATCCAGTCCGATTACCAGCGGGAGATAGAAAAACAACGGGAAGCGCTGGCCACCATGAACAAAGACAAGGAAAAACTTTTCTCCATTGTGGCGCACGACATCCGCAGCCCGCTGGCTACACTGGAAATCCTGCTGGACATGTTCCAGAAAGGAGAGTATCCCGAAGAGGAGATGGAAGAGGCTGCTGCTATGCTGCATAAAAAGATATCGCAGCTGGGAGGGTCGCTGGACAATGTGCTGCGCTGGAGTTCCCGCAGCATGAAGGGCATTCAGGCGCAGGCAGTTAATTTTTATCTGGGCCCGCTGACGACGGAAGTATTGTATTTTTTTGAGATGACCATCCAGCAGAAAGGCATCAGGGTGGATACCAGCATTCCCGGGGACCTGATGTTGTATGCCGATAAGGACCAGGTGTCCGTGATCCTGCGTAATTTTTTAAGCAACGCCCTCAAATTCAGCTATGCCGGCGGTCTGATCGAGCTAAAGGCACAGGCGGCAGGCGCACAGGTAGCCATCAGTATTACCGACCATGGCACCGGTATGCCGCCAACGCAGGTGTTGCACCTGTTTTCCTACAACCAGAGCCCCGGTTACGGGACCAACGGGGAGCGGGGGACCGGCCTCGGACTTATTCTCTGTAAAGAGTTCGCCCAGCAGAACGGGGGGACCATCACCGTGGAAAGCACCGTAGACAAAGGCACCCGTTTTACCGTGTACCTGCCCGTCGGCATCACTGCGGAGGGGAAAGACGCCCCCGCTTCCTAA
- a CDS encoding SDR family NAD(P)-dependent oxidoreductase has translation MQPTKYTLITGASSGLGKEFARQCAAGGRNLILMALPGSNMFSLAESLELEYGVDVRFFEFDMTNTALLQQTLEEVMSQYQVNFLINNAGIGGTSAITDTSLERIDSIIQLNIRSTVIVTRMLIPHLLQHKESYIMNIASMAAFTPIAYKTVYPASKAFISSFFLGLREELAGTGLFVSVVYPGPIMTNSHTSRRIIGQGFKGKMGLLNTSEIAAIALKGTFSKCRVIIPGLMNRINHTLMQLLPLSFKLKLVSREVKKEIQFTI, from the coding sequence ATGCAACCTACAAAGTACACGTTGATTACGGGGGCCAGTTCAGGATTGGGAAAGGAATTCGCCCGGCAATGCGCCGCCGGCGGCCGAAATCTTATCCTGATGGCGTTGCCGGGCAGCAATATGTTTTCCCTCGCGGAAAGCCTCGAGCTGGAATATGGAGTGGACGTCCGGTTCTTTGAATTCGACATGACGAATACCGCTTTGCTGCAACAGACGCTGGAAGAGGTGATGTCGCAATACCAGGTCAATTTCCTGATCAATAATGCCGGGATCGGCGGTACATCAGCCATTACAGACACCTCGCTGGAACGGATAGACAGCATTATCCAGCTCAATATCCGCAGTACGGTGATCGTTACCCGGATGCTGATCCCGCACCTGTTGCAGCATAAGGAGAGTTATATCATGAATATCGCAAGTATGGCGGCTTTTACGCCCATCGCCTATAAAACGGTGTACCCTGCCTCCAAAGCGTTCATCTCTTCCTTTTTCCTCGGGCTGCGGGAAGAGCTGGCAGGCACCGGGCTGTTTGTGAGCGTGGTGTATCCCGGACCTATCATGACCAACTCGCATACTTCCCGCCGCATCATCGGGCAGGGCTTCAAAGGCAAAATGGGACTGCTGAACACATCGGAGATAGCGGCCATCGCGCTGAAAGGCACTTTCAGCAAATGCCGGGTGATCATCCCCGGACTGATGAACCGCATCAATCATACCCTGATGCAGTTGCTGCCCCTGTCTTTTAAACTGAAGCTGGTGTCGCGGGAAGTCAAAAAGGAGATACAATTTACCATCTGA